A DNA window from Candidatus Bathyarchaeota archaeon contains the following coding sequences:
- a CDS encoding VapB-type antitoxin: protein MFTLCKLMSVISIRVDRKIKELLEKAGVDVSREVKQFLQELAWRVELKERLKELDERLSKIPEAPLGFSSESVREDRESH from the coding sequence ATGTTTACATTATGTAAACTTATGTCAGTAATAAGCATAAGAGTTGACAGAAAGATTAAGGAGCTTTTAGAGAAGGCAGGGGTCGATGTATCGAGGGAGGTTAAACAATTTCTTCAGGAATTAGCTTGGAGGGTGGAGTTGAAGGAGAGGTTGAAGGAGTTGGATGAGCGATTAAGCAAGATCCCCGAAGCCCCTCTAGGATTCTCATCAGAGAGTGTGAGGGAAGACCGTGAAAGTCATTGA
- a CDS encoding type II toxin-antitoxin system VapC family toxin: MKVIDSSALSKYVNREANWKEVRKHLEEGCMTLDLAIKEVGNSIWKRVSRGELDPDTAMSLFKDLVILKPFKTASQEDLLDVKALETAIRQGITIYDALFIQFSKELNLPLLTSDKRQAEASQKTGVETTYVE; encoded by the coding sequence GTGAAAGTCATTGACTCTTCGGCCCTATCAAAGTATGTGAATAGAGAGGCCAACTGGAAAGAAGTTAGAAAACATCTTGAGGAAGGATGCATGACACTGGATCTTGCCATTAAAGAAGTTGGAAACAGTATATGGAAACGTGTTTCAAGGGGCGAGTTGGATCCAGACACAGCAATGTCACTCTTCAAAGACCTCGTCATACTCAAACCTTTCAAAACAGCAAGCCAAGAAGATCTTCTAGATGTTAAAGCTCTGGAAACAGCTATTCGTCAAGGCATAACCATCTACGATGCCCTATTTATACAGTTTTCAAAAGAACTCAACCTTCCACTTTTAACGTCGGATAAGAGACAGGCTGAGGCTTCGCAAAAAACAGGTGTGGAAACAACATATGTAGAATAG